The DNA region TTAGTTGGTGTTATATCGAGTTTATTGACTACTTCTATTTATTATTATATTAAATATAAGAAGACACTAAATCAAATTAATGAAAGTCACGAAAATGTTTTAACAGAATATAAGGACTCAAATAAAACAAATATTTTAGATATTCAAGATGAATCTGATGTTAACTTATATTTCTCATCATATGGTGTACAAACCTTTTATAACTTAATTAGAATGTCGATGCTTTCAAAAAAAGAAGTACATTTTTATAGATCAAAAAAATTAGTAAGTTTTCACGAAGATTTAAATACTATTGAATTAGAAAATTTTTTAAAAAATAATAGAAAAGTTGATGATTTATCTTTTTTAGAAAATTCTAAAGTACATGAATTAGGCGATGTTAAAGACGAATCTTTATTTTTTGATAAAGCTTTAGAGTTTGTGAAAAATAACCCAAATAAAAAAATTGGAATTTGAACTAATTCAGATCACTTCGTCGTCAATGCAGATAAACTTTCTAGGCTCGCTAAATTTGATAATGTTCAAATTTTTGGAATTGAAGATTCTAACTTATTAGGTCAGTATATTATTGATAATTATTATAAAGATGAAGACTTTGTTAAAGAAAATAAGAATGAAAAATTAGAAAGTTGAAAAAATCCAATAATTAACTCAAAGGTGACTAGATGGAATCAATATTTGATACCTATGTTTTATAAAAATATAAAAGTTTATTGAACTGATCCGCAACAATCTAAAAATTTTGAAATTCTCGGAATTAAAAATCATTTTTCATTTTTTAATGAAGAAGGATTTCAAAAACTTAAAGATGAAATTTTTCAAAGAAGAGATAAGTACAATAAGAGGTATTCTAATTATTGAGCCAAAATAACTAGCTACAATTGAGAAAAAGAACGAGATAAGGTAAATAAGATTCAAAACGAAAACAATAAAGAAAGCTTAATTATTTTAGGAACTAATAGTACTAATGATCAAGATTCTATTTCGAAAATATTATTTGAATATGGTGAGCAATATAACATTTATTACAAAGGACATCCTGGAATGAATGCTAATGCGAGTTTTATAATTAATAAATTAAAACCGGGAGAACAAATATCTTTCTTTGATTATGAAATTAATCAAAAAAGGAACTTTATAATTAAGGATTCGTGAAAAATTCTTGCCTTAGAAACGCAAATCCCATAAGAGGAACTAACATCTGATCACGCTAATGAAGAAAATGGAATATGGTTTAATAAATGAATAGGATTAGATGGAATATCTAGTGCACTTTATGGTATATTAAATAAGAAAAATACTTATTCGGACATTTTGTTTCTAGGTGATTCATTCAATAAAAAACTATTCAAAATGGGGTCAAAAGAATTTGATTCCTTCTTAAGTAAAATTGCTACAAAAGGAGCTTCTAACTCGATTATCATTTCTAAAATTAATGACAAAATGCCAGAGAATTTAGAAATAGATGATTTTAAATTCGAAACATCTATTAATTCTGGCTTTAACATTATTAAACCAATCAAAATATTGAGCAAAACAAAAAATAACAAAAATGCTTATATTTTTGAATTCGAAATTGAAGTTTCTTACCAATTAAACGATAAAACTCCTATTGAACATTTTATAATTAAAGTTAATAAGAATATTTAAAAAAGTTAGCCACGCTAACTTTTTTAAATTATACTAAACCTTTTGTTTTTAAAGTTTTTAAAGTTTTTGCACTAACACGTAAAGTCATTCTTTGTCCATCAATTGTAACTCTAACTTTTTGTAAGTTTACATTGAATTTTCTTTTAGAAGCATTCATAGCATGTGAACGTGTATTTCCTGATAATGGTCCTACACCTGATAATTGACATCTTCTTGCCATAATTTGTTCTCCTTGCTTTCTTATTTACGAATGTTTAAAGCTTCGATAACTTTGTTGTATTCTTCTAAATTTGCTTCTTTAAGGTGTTTTAATAAAACTTTACGTTGTGAAATTTTTGCTAAGAAACCTCTACGTGAGTGATTATCTTTTGGGTTATTTAAAAAGTGTGGTTTTAATGATTCGATATCTTCTGTTAAAATAGCAATTTGAACTGCTGTATTTCCTGTATCTTTTTCATTTTTACCAAATTTTTTGATTAATTCAGCTTTTTTTGCCTTTGAAACCATAATATTTTCTCCTAAAATTAAATGTATATTATGTTTTAAACCTAGATAGAACTCATTATAAATTAGGTTAAACCCAAGTCTAAAATTTATGTTTGCTTTTTAAAGCTGTTTTATTATATCATTTAAATTGTTTTTTTCATTGACTAAAATAATTTTTTTAGCGATTGCTTTATACTCTTCTTTTAAGATATCATCAAACTTAGAAGTTACTAAGTAAATCTTGTCAATAAATTCAATATAACAATTAGTGTTGTTAATTTTATTTAAAAATTCAAATTCCTTATCAATCGAATATCAACGAATTTCTTTATTTGCATTAATATGAATCAGTGAAAAATAAATTAAATTATTAATGTACAACTTCGCTACATAAAAACCTTTATGAGGCAATAATTGTTTAGCATTAAATAAGATTTTTCCTTCTTCAAAAATCCCGTTAATAGTGAAATTAAAAACTAATAATTCATTTGCTGTTTTCACATCCCCAAATTCAATCATTTCTTTAAGAAATCTTGTTGAAATTTTGGTGTTATTGACTTTAAATATTGGAACAGTAATACAACTTATATTCAAATCTTCAAGATTTATTTCCTTTAATTTTAAGAGATCATTTCCCAACTTAAAATCTTCACCTGCAAAGATTTTTACATTTTCGTTATGTGAGATTTTTTTTATGAATTCAAATGCACTTAAATTTTTTATACTACGAAAATCAATCTCCACAATTAAATCTAAATTCAATTGAGCTAAATTAAAATAACTCGCTATATT from Mycoplasmopsis canis PG 14 includes:
- a CDS encoding FAD synthase, yielding MKSLEIYTLENFIAKNDDNIILGSFESFHIGHFKVFEETLQYSGRKILFVFNQETFEFKNKGEFFQSNIASYFNLAQLNLDLIVEIDFRSIKNLSAFEFIKKISHNENVKIFAGEDFKLGNDLLKLKEINLEDLNISCITVPIFKVNNTKISTRFLKEMIEFGDVKTANELLVFNFTINGIFEEGKILFNAKQLLPHKGFYVAKLYINNLIYFSLIHINANKEIRWYSIDKEFEFLNKINNTNCYIEFIDKIYLVTSKFDDILKEEYKAIAKKIILVNEKNNLNDIIKQL
- the rpsO gene encoding 30S ribosomal protein S15 encodes the protein MVSKAKKAELIKKFGKNEKDTGNTAVQIAILTEDIESLKPHFLNNPKDNHSRRGFLAKISQRKVLLKHLKEANLEEYNKVIEALNIRK
- the rpmB gene encoding 50S ribosomal protein L28, which codes for MARRCQLSGVGPLSGNTRSHAMNASKRKFNVNLQKVRVTIDGQRMTLRVSAKTLKTLKTKGLV